From Coriobacteriaceae bacterium, a single genomic window includes:
- a CDS encoding aminotransferase class III-fold pyridoxal phosphate-dependent enzyme — protein sequence MSLAAQQSLESHYVMHTFGRSPVEFVEGHGMKLTGDDGREYLDFLAGIGVCSLGHGDPAVLSALEAQTKKLMHVSNYFYIEQRGQVAALLSKLANDDLDGARVLADAIAAGDETTAAALGAPAADEQVWETFFANSGAEANEGSMKLARLYAKRAGNGGNTIVCMRGGFHGRTLETIAATMQDWLQDSFRPLPGGFVACTPNDINELRAIFKQLGGEICAVMLEPIQGESGVHPMTEEFMAAARDLAHEVGAVLIADEVQCGIFRSGKPFAFQTYGVEPDIMSLAKGIADGVPMGAVVAKKEIADVFKPGDHGSTFGGSCLAVAACAATLSALVRGDYADHAAKVGAYMEAKLAKLPNVTEVRGRGLMLGCDLDDAAGDAHDIVARALAAGAVINATGAHTLRFLPPLVCEESDVDSLIEILSDVLA from the coding sequence ATGTCACTTGCAGCTCAGCAATCGCTTGAATCCCATTACGTTATGCATACCTTTGGCCGCTCTCCGGTCGAGTTTGTCGAGGGTCACGGCATGAAACTCACCGGCGACGATGGTCGTGAGTACCTCGACTTTCTTGCCGGCATCGGCGTGTGCAGCCTAGGTCATGGCGACCCGGCTGTGCTCTCGGCGCTCGAGGCACAGACCAAAAAGCTCATGCATGTCTCCAATTACTTCTACATCGAGCAGCGTGGACAGGTCGCGGCGCTGCTGTCCAAGCTTGCCAACGACGACTTAGATGGTGCACGCGTGCTTGCCGATGCCATTGCCGCCGGCGATGAGACCACGGCAGCTGCTCTTGGTGCCCCGGCTGCGGATGAGCAGGTTTGGGAGACCTTCTTTGCCAACTCCGGCGCCGAGGCCAATGAGGGCTCGATGAAGCTTGCGCGCCTGTACGCCAAGCGTGCCGGTAACGGCGGCAACACTATCGTGTGCATGCGCGGCGGCTTCCACGGCCGTACGCTCGAGACCATTGCCGCCACCATGCAGGATTGGCTGCAGGATAGTTTCCGCCCGCTGCCGGGTGGCTTTGTGGCCTGTACGCCCAACGATATCAATGAACTGCGTGCGATCTTTAAGCAGCTGGGGGGCGAAATTTGTGCCGTGATGCTCGAGCCGATCCAGGGTGAGAGTGGCGTGCACCCCATGACCGAGGAGTTTATGGCGGCAGCGCGCGACCTGGCACACGAAGTGGGCGCCGTGCTTATAGCCGACGAGGTCCAGTGCGGCATCTTCCGCTCCGGCAAGCCGTTTGCATTCCAAACCTATGGCGTGGAACCCGACATCATGAGCCTTGCCAAGGGCATTGCCGATGGCGTGCCCATGGGTGCCGTCGTAGCAAAGAAGGAGATTGCCGACGTGTTTAAGCCGGGCGACCACGGCTCGACCTTTGGCGGTAGCTGCTTGGCTGTCGCGGCGTGCGCCGCGACGCTCTCCGCGCTCGTGCGCGGCGATTATGCCGACCATGCTGCCAAGGTAGGCGCCTATATGGAGGCAAAGCTCGCCAAGCTGCCGAACGTGACCGAGGTGCGTGGCCGCGGCTTGATGCTCGGCTGTGATTTGGATGATGCCGCGGGCGACGCGCATGATATTGTTGCCCGCGCGCTGGCCGCCGGTGCCGTGATTAACGCTACGGGTGCCCATACGCTGCGTTTCCTGCCGCCGCTCGTCTGCGAGGAATCCGACGTGGACAGTCTGATCGAGATCCTGTCGGACGTTTTGGCCTAA
- the argB gene encoding acetylglutamate kinase, with the protein MKFARDCRSNESNEATAQLLFEALPWIKNLTGKTVVIKYGGAAMVDEQLRRDVMSDIVLLKIIGMRPVIVHGGGKAINEALSHYDIPVEFKNGQRVTTPATMDIVREVLGGKVNQELVAAINHHGNLAVGVSGSDAGTLIAEPLDPELGRVGKVTHVNTDYIERLLDSEYIPVIATVAAGEDGGFFNINADTAAGAVAAALHAHKAIFLTDVDGLYKDFSDKDSLISNLTLDEVNEMLYGGEVDKGMIPKLRAAVDALAGGVFRAHIINGTTPHSLLLELLTDAGVGTVIHSTETAYEFDTHPHPLSTFAARLTENLDEVEKLQTV; encoded by the coding sequence ATGAAATTCGCACGCGATTGTCGTTCGAACGAATCCAACGAAGCAACCGCGCAGCTGCTGTTCGAAGCGCTGCCGTGGATTAAGAACCTGACCGGTAAGACGGTTGTTATCAAATATGGCGGAGCCGCCATGGTTGATGAGCAGCTGCGCCGCGACGTGATGAGCGACATCGTGCTGCTCAAGATCATCGGCATGCGCCCTGTTATCGTGCACGGTGGCGGCAAGGCCATCAACGAGGCGCTGAGCCACTACGACATCCCCGTCGAGTTTAAGAACGGCCAGCGCGTGACCACGCCGGCGACTATGGATATCGTGCGCGAGGTGCTGGGCGGCAAGGTTAACCAGGAGCTGGTTGCCGCCATCAACCACCACGGCAACCTGGCCGTGGGCGTGTCGGGCAGCGATGCTGGCACGCTCATCGCCGAGCCGCTCGATCCCGAGCTCGGTCGCGTGGGCAAAGTGACGCACGTCAACACCGACTATATCGAGCGCTTACTCGATAGCGAGTACATCCCCGTTATCGCTACCGTCGCGGCGGGGGAGGACGGCGGTTTCTTCAACATCAACGCCGATACCGCCGCCGGTGCCGTTGCGGCAGCGCTCCACGCGCACAAGGCGATCTTTTTGACCGACGTCGACGGCCTGTACAAGGACTTTAGCGATAAAGACTCACTCATCTCCAACCTAACACTCGACGAGGTTAACGAAATGCTCTACGGCGGCGAGGTCGATAAGGGCATGATTCCCAAGCTGCGCGCGGCCGTCGATGCGCTTGCCGGCGGCGTATTTCGCGCTCACATCATCAACGGCACCACGCCGCATTCGCTGCTGCTGGAGCTGCTGACCGATGCCGGCGTCGGCACCGTGATCCATTCCACCGAGACGGCTTACGAGTTCGATACGCATCCGCATCCGCTTTCGACGTTTGCTGCGCGTCTGACCGAGAACCTCGACGAGGTCGAGAAGCTTCAGACGGTCTAA
- the asnB gene encoding asparagine synthase (glutamine-hydrolyzing) — translation MCGFVGFVGGTDNQSEVLTKMMDRIVHRGPDMGGQFIDGRVALGFRRLSILDLTEAGAQPMANEDGSVVIVFNGEIYNFQELRSELEAKGYKFHCGADTESLLHGYEEWGEAVLDRLRGMYAFVIWDKKKNKLFGARDIFGIKPLYYYPMADAGDGAPGVLFGSEIKSFLDYPHFHKAVNKKALRPYMTLQYSATEETFFEGVYKLPPAHYFTVDIPTGKMNIERYWDCDYSAVEKPFEEYVDELDEVVHESVEAHRIADVKVASFLSGGVDSSYIAACLMPDKTFSVGFDYKNFNETNYAKELSDKLGVENVRKMITADEFFGALEDIQYHMDEPQSNLSSVPLWFLAEMARKDVTVVLSGEGADELFGGYAYYEDTVPVRKYKKMVPLPIRRALGNLALHMPYFKGHNFLVKGAEIPEKSFLGQALVWPEREVDGVLKPEYNTGDGAFELAAPIYARVKGQPELVKKQYLDMNMWLPGDILLKADKMCMAHSLELRVPFLDRKVMEFAEHIPDRYRINENGNKQVLRHAANKSLPDEWATRPKVGFPVPIVYWLREQKWYDYVKEYFTAPWASEFFDTDELMHLLDLHFAGKGDFQRKIYTPLVFLVWYKRFFIDEDQPAVQAA, via the coding sequence ATGTGCGGTTTTGTCGGTTTTGTCGGTGGGACGGATAACCAATCCGAGGTGCTCACCAAGATGATGGACCGCATCGTCCATCGTGGTCCCGACATGGGCGGTCAGTTTATCGACGGCCGCGTTGCCCTGGGCTTCCGCCGCCTGTCGATCCTCGACCTGACCGAGGCCGGCGCTCAGCCCATGGCCAATGAGGACGGCAGCGTCGTTATCGTCTTCAACGGTGAGATCTACAACTTCCAAGAACTCCGTTCCGAGCTCGAAGCCAAGGGCTACAAGTTCCATTGCGGCGCCGACACCGAGAGCCTCCTGCACGGCTACGAGGAGTGGGGCGAGGCTGTCCTCGATCGCCTGCGCGGTATGTACGCCTTCGTCATCTGGGACAAAAAGAAGAACAAGCTTTTTGGCGCCCGTGACATCTTTGGCATCAAGCCGCTTTACTACTATCCCATGGCCGATGCGGGCGACGGCGCTCCGGGCGTGCTCTTTGGTTCCGAGATCAAGAGCTTCCTGGACTACCCGCACTTCCACAAGGCGGTCAACAAAAAGGCCCTGCGTCCGTACATGACGCTGCAGTATTCGGCAACCGAGGAGACCTTCTTCGAGGGTGTCTACAAGCTGCCGCCGGCGCACTACTTTACCGTCGATATCCCGACCGGCAAGATGAACATCGAGCGCTACTGGGATTGCGATTACTCTGCCGTCGAGAAGCCGTTCGAGGAGTACGTCGACGAGCTGGACGAGGTCGTGCACGAGAGCGTCGAGGCCCATCGCATCGCCGACGTCAAGGTCGCGTCGTTCCTCTCCGGTGGCGTCGACTCCAGCTACATCGCCGCTTGCCTCATGCCCGACAAGACCTTCTCGGTGGGCTTTGACTACAAGAACTTCAACGAGACCAACTACGCCAAGGAGCTTTCCGATAAGCTCGGCGTCGAGAACGTTCGCAAGATGATTACCGCCGACGAGTTCTTCGGTGCGCTCGAGGACATCCAGTATCACATGGACGAGCCGCAGTCCAACCTGTCTTCCGTGCCGCTGTGGTTCTTGGCCGAGATGGCTCGCAAGGACGTTACCGTCGTGCTTTCGGGCGAAGGCGCCGACGAGCTCTTTGGCGGCTACGCCTACTACGAGGACACGGTCCCGGTGCGCAAGTACAAAAAGATGGTGCCGCTGCCCATCCGTCGCGCGCTCGGTAACCTGGCGCTGCATATGCCGTACTTCAAGGGACATAACTTCCTGGTCAAGGGTGCCGAGATCCCCGAGAAGTCGTTCCTGGGACAGGCTCTGGTATGGCCGGAGCGCGAGGTCGACGGCGTGCTCAAGCCCGAGTACAACACCGGCGATGGCGCCTTCGAGCTTGCCGCTCCCATCTATGCGCGCGTGAAGGGTCAGCCCGAGCTGGTCAAGAAGCAGTACCTGGACATGAACATGTGGCTCCCGGGCGACATTCTGCTCAAGGCCGACAAGATGTGCATGGCACACTCACTGGAGCTGCGCGTGCCCTTCCTGGACCGCAAAGTCATGGAGTTCGCCGAGCACATTCCCGACCGCTACCGCATCAACGAGAACGGCAACAAACAGGTACTCCGCCACGCTGCCAACAAGTCGCTGCCCGATGAGTGGGCCACCCGTCCCAAGGTGGGCTTCCCGGTGCCGATTGTCTACTGGCTGCGCGAGCAAAAGTGGTACGACTATGTCAAGGAGTACTTCACCGCGCCGTGGGCAAGCGAGTTCTTCGATACCGACGAACTCATGCACCTGCTCGATCTGCACTTTGCGGGCAAGGGCGATTTCCAGCGCAAGATCTATACGCCGCTCGTGTTCTTGGTGTGGTACAAGCGCTTCTTTATCGACGAGGACCAGCCCGCTGTTCAGGCTGCCTAG
- a CDS encoding pyridoxamine 5'-phosphate oxidase family protein, with product MDGLNTVLEYLTSVPAWYLATSVDGQPHVRPFSFAQIQDGKLWFVTARTKDVWQELLQNQRFEATSWWPGHGWLTLRGHAGLDDQAAPDMREAGWKHLERLGEHYEGAGDPTLVFFSVEEPEAFICNHDEWVPVEL from the coding sequence GTGGACGGATTGAATACGGTGTTGGAGTATCTGACGTCGGTGCCGGCATGGTATTTGGCGACGAGCGTTGATGGGCAGCCGCATGTGCGTCCGTTTTCGTTTGCGCAGATCCAGGACGGCAAGCTGTGGTTTGTAACGGCGCGCACCAAAGACGTGTGGCAAGAGCTGCTGCAAAATCAACGCTTTGAGGCTACGAGTTGGTGGCCGGGCCATGGCTGGCTCACCTTGCGCGGGCATGCGGGTCTGGATGACCAGGCCGCTCCCGATATGCGCGAGGCAGGCTGGAAGCACCTGGAGCGCCTAGGCGAGCACTACGAGGGCGCAGGCGATCCCACGCTCGTCTTCTTTAGCGTGGAGGAACCCGAGGCCTTTATCTGCAATCACGACGAATGGGTGCCGGTCGAGCTCTAG
- a CDS encoding HAD-IIB family hydrolase, with protein MSHNTLPTVAELSGEMRERLAKVKYVFTDLDATMLAPGSCVLRDNDGNPSTKLVEAVVALACAGIQVVPTSGRNRTMIHEDARVLGLNSYIGEMGGLVMYDLKANDWEYLTGDMPYDSSCGLTPHQVIEQTGVCEKILARWPHKIEYHNDMSTGYKYREVTVGMRGDVPDDEVQAILDEAGCGLIWACNGHLTHLSKPTTLELDRVEDGRAFNINPAGLNKGVAIAHFCEHLGIEREETLALGDSESDFYMADHVGTFCLVENGLTSAGAPEFLAACENAFVTRGKIVDGWAATAELLVAARS; from the coding sequence ATGTCCCACAATACCCTGCCGACCGTCGCCGAGCTTTCGGGCGAGATGCGCGAGCGCTTGGCCAAGGTCAAGTACGTCTTTACCGACCTGGATGCCACGATGCTTGCACCCGGCTCGTGCGTGCTGCGCGACAACGACGGCAACCCCTCGACCAAACTCGTCGAGGCCGTCGTGGCGCTCGCTTGCGCTGGTATTCAGGTGGTTCCCACCTCGGGCCGCAACCGTACCATGATCCACGAGGACGCGCGCGTGCTCGGCCTCAACTCCTACATTGGCGAGATGGGCGGTCTGGTCATGTACGACCTTAAAGCCAACGATTGGGAGTATCTGACCGGCGACATGCCCTACGACTCCTCTTGCGGCCTCACGCCGCACCAGGTGATCGAGCAGACCGGCGTGTGCGAGAAGATCCTCGCCCGCTGGCCGCACAAGATCGAGTATCACAACGACATGTCGACCGGCTACAAATACCGTGAGGTCACCGTCGGCATGCGCGGCGATGTGCCCGACGATGAGGTTCAGGCCATCCTGGACGAGGCCGGCTGCGGTCTGATCTGGGCTTGCAACGGCCATCTGACTCACCTGTCCAAGCCGACGACGCTCGAGCTCGATCGCGTCGAGGACGGTCGCGCATTCAACATCAACCCCGCGGGCCTCAACAAGGGCGTCGCCATTGCGCACTTCTGCGAGCACCTGGGGATCGAGCGCGAGGAGACGTTGGCGCTCGGCGATTCCGAGTCCGACTTCTACATGGCCGATCACGTGGGCACGTTCTGCCTGGTCGAGAATGGCCTGACGAGCGCCGGCGCGCCCGAGTTCCTGGCTGCTTGCGAGAACGCTTTCGTTACGCGCGGCAAAATTGTCGACGGTTGGGCGGCGACGGCAGAGCTGCTGGTCGCGGCGCGTTCGTAG
- the argJ gene encoding bifunctional glutamate N-acetyltransferase/amino-acid acetyltransferase ArgJ, with protein MNTELFDIKIRAVEGGVTAAAGFKAAGIHAGFRKNPERLDYAFVVPDKPCPGAGVFTTNRFCAAPVQVSRANLGGADKGYGIIAGVSINSGNANAATGETGLACARETCNIASQVIGCESQQILVASTGVIGQILPIDTFETAIPAAYEALSAHGGADAARAIMTTDTHSKEYAVSYVSEAAGHAGNVYTVGGMCKGSGMIMPNMATMIAVITTDAPVEPAALHALLLSTVKQTFNKVTVDSDTSTNDTCIMLASGAAAADAEPIVEGSDAFDELAFAVHEVCESLARNIAADGEGASKLVTVNVTGAANDEEADIAARAVANSPLVKTCIAGHDCNWGRVAMALGKCGVKFNQEDVSIDMMGMPVCRDGLTVPFDEDEALRRFEAPEIVISADLGAGDAATTVWTCDLTHEYISINGDYRS; from the coding sequence ATGAATACCGAGCTGTTTGATATCAAGATTCGCGCCGTCGAGGGTGGCGTTACGGCTGCGGCTGGTTTTAAGGCTGCAGGCATCCACGCTGGGTTCCGCAAGAACCCCGAGCGTCTGGATTACGCGTTCGTCGTGCCCGATAAACCCTGTCCCGGTGCCGGCGTGTTTACCACCAATCGCTTTTGCGCGGCGCCCGTGCAGGTGAGCCGTGCCAACCTGGGCGGTGCCGACAAGGGCTACGGTATCATCGCCGGCGTTTCGATCAACTCTGGCAATGCCAACGCCGCCACGGGTGAGACCGGCCTTGCATGCGCGCGCGAGACCTGCAACATCGCGTCGCAGGTCATCGGCTGTGAATCCCAGCAGATCCTAGTTGCATCCACAGGCGTGATTGGACAGATTCTGCCCATCGACACATTTGAGACTGCCATTCCTGCTGCCTACGAGGCGCTCTCCGCCCACGGTGGCGCCGATGCCGCTCGCGCCATCATGACGACCGACACGCACTCCAAGGAGTACGCCGTATCCTACGTCAGTGAGGCTGCGGGTCATGCGGGCAATGTCTATACGGTAGGCGGAATGTGCAAGGGCTCGGGCATGATCATGCCCAATATGGCCACCATGATCGCAGTTATCACCACCGATGCCCCCGTCGAGCCTGCGGCACTTCATGCCCTGCTGCTCTCGACCGTCAAGCAGACCTTCAACAAGGTAACGGTCGATTCCGACACCTCGACCAACGACACCTGCATCATGCTTGCCTCCGGCGCCGCTGCCGCAGATGCCGAGCCTATCGTCGAGGGCTCCGATGCCTTTGACGAGTTGGCATTTGCCGTGCACGAGGTGTGCGAGAGCCTGGCGCGCAATATCGCCGCCGATGGTGAGGGCGCATCCAAGCTTGTTACGGTCAACGTTACCGGCGCCGCCAACGACGAGGAGGCCGATATCGCCGCCCGTGCCGTTGCCAACTCGCCGCTCGTTAAGACCTGCATCGCCGGCCACGACTGCAACTGGGGCCGCGTTGCTATGGCGCTTGGCAAGTGCGGCGTGAAGTTTAATCAGGAAGACGTTTCCATCGACATGATGGGCATGCCTGTCTGTCGCGACGGTCTGACTGTTCCCTTTGACGAGGACGAGGCTCTACGACGTTTCGAGGCGCCCGAGATCGTGATCTCGGCCGACCTGGGCGCAGGCGACGCGGCAACGACCGTGTGGACCTGCGACCTCACGCATGAGTACATCTCCATTAACGGCGACTACCGTTCCTAG
- a CDS encoding energy-coupling factor transporter transmembrane protein EcfT: MEAFSFGSYYPGDSAIHRLDPRTKLLLGFVFLIMTLTVSGFRGLAPVAIFVVLIYAVSRVPVRRVLSSMAPLLAIVVVVAVLNLFTDQSGRILWQLGFLQISEGSLHSAAFMACRLTLMMAGMSAITLTTPTLDLTVGFERLLAPFARVGLPAHELGMIMGIALRFMPQFATEMKQTADAQASRGARVMGGPLGGVRMLGSVAIPLFTGVFRHAETLSAAMDARCYHGEQGRTRLHALAFGRGDALAAVVTALLLICVIVINLQLV, translated from the coding sequence ATGGAGGCGTTTTCGTTTGGCAGCTACTATCCCGGCGATAGTGCAATCCACCGCCTGGACCCGCGAACCAAGTTGCTCTTGGGCTTTGTGTTTCTGATCATGACGCTCACGGTCAGTGGCTTCCGCGGACTGGCGCCGGTCGCCATTTTCGTTGTGCTGATCTATGCCGTGTCTCGGGTGCCGGTTCGTCGCGTTCTGTCGTCGATGGCGCCGCTGCTGGCAATCGTCGTCGTGGTTGCGGTGCTCAACTTGTTTACCGATCAGAGTGGGCGCATCCTGTGGCAGCTCGGCTTTCTGCAGATAAGCGAGGGCTCGCTGCATTCCGCCGCCTTTATGGCGTGCCGCCTGACCTTGATGATGGCCGGTATGAGCGCCATCACGCTCACCACACCGACGCTCGACCTCACCGTGGGCTTCGAGCGCCTGCTCGCGCCGTTTGCGCGTGTGGGGCTCCCTGCGCACGAGCTCGGCATGATCATGGGCATCGCGCTGCGCTTTATGCCGCAGTTTGCCACCGAGATGAAGCAGACGGCCGATGCGCAGGCAAGCCGTGGTGCACGCGTAATGGGTGGCCCGCTCGGCGGCGTGCGTATGCTCGGCAGTGTGGCGATTCCACTGTTCACGGGCGTGTTCCGTCATGCCGAGACGTTGTCTGCTGCCATGGATGCACGCTGCTATCACGGCGAACAGGGCCGCACGCGTCTGCATGCGCTTGCATTTGGCCGCGGCGATGCGTTGGCGGCGGTGGTGACAGCGCTGCTGCTCATCTGCGTCATCGTCATTAATCTTCAACTTGTTTAG
- a CDS encoding UDP-N-acetylmuramoyl-L-alanyl-D-glutamate--2,6-diaminopimelate ligase → MHHSDSATVTTVDTLAKLLDVCGELRASEQVDERAVTGCSFDSRAVSAGDVFFCKGAAFKPAFLSMALDAGAVAFVCEESLVESLEPLAQESGAAMLVVDSVRTAMALLPPEVYDRPDHDVKIVGITGTKGKTTAAFMLQSIIKAAGESCGMIGSVSTDDGIECYESTNTTPEAPEVWRHIANCRTSGRQSMVMEVSSQALKYQRVENLPFDVACFLNIGRDHISPIEHPTFEDYFESKLRIFDQAKTAVVNLGTEEVDRVLEAASTAERLVTVGVEHPEASLWASDVRMVGFSIEFNLHGLCADESEAGEKVLLGIAGDFNVENALVAIAAAREIGIGIEAIKKGLSKLRVPGRMEVVESKDGRVICVVDYAHNQLSFRSLFSSVKRAFPASPVIAVFGAAGGKAQERREQLPREAAPYSDLMIFANEDPAHEDPMKVCRELAEHVPDDTPNKIILDREAAVHAAFKAAREEYVNPDAPTIVLLLAKGDEELMHVGDEFVPIESDLSLANRLIDVAQFD, encoded by the coding sequence ATGCACCATTCGGATTCCGCGACCGTGACCACGGTCGATACGCTTGCCAAGCTTCTCGATGTGTGCGGCGAGCTGCGCGCATCAGAGCAGGTTGACGAGCGTGCCGTGACCGGTTGCTCGTTTGATTCGCGCGCGGTCTCGGCAGGTGACGTGTTCTTCTGCAAAGGTGCTGCCTTTAAGCCCGCGTTTTTGAGCATGGCGCTCGATGCGGGCGCCGTCGCATTTGTGTGCGAGGAGTCACTGGTCGAGTCTCTGGAGCCGCTGGCGCAGGAGAGCGGTGCTGCGATGCTGGTTGTTGATAGCGTTCGCACGGCCATGGCCCTGTTGCCGCCGGAGGTCTACGACCGTCCCGACCACGACGTCAAGATCGTGGGTATCACCGGTACCAAGGGAAAGACCACGGCCGCTTTTATGCTCCAGTCGATTATCAAAGCGGCGGGCGAGTCCTGCGGCATGATCGGCTCGGTGAGTACCGACGATGGCATCGAGTGCTACGAGAGCACCAATACTACGCCCGAGGCCCCCGAGGTCTGGCGCCATATCGCCAACTGCCGCACGTCCGGTCGCCAGTCCATGGTCATGGAGGTTTCGAGCCAGGCGCTCAAGTACCAACGCGTCGAGAATCTGCCGTTTGACGTGGCGTGCTTCCTCAACATCGGCCGCGACCACATCTCGCCGATCGAACACCCCACGTTTGAGGATTATTTTGAGAGCAAACTCAGGATCTTTGACCAGGCAAAGACCGCCGTGGTGAATCTAGGCACCGAAGAGGTTGACCGTGTGCTAGAGGCAGCGTCGACGGCCGAGCGCTTGGTGACCGTTGGCGTCGAGCATCCCGAGGCAAGTCTGTGGGCGAGCGACGTACGCATGGTCGGCTTTAGCATCGAGTTCAACTTGCATGGCTTGTGTGCCGACGAGTCCGAGGCGGGGGAGAAGGTCCTGCTGGGTATCGCGGGCGACTTTAACGTGGAGAACGCGCTGGTCGCTATCGCCGCTGCGCGCGAGATCGGCATCGGTATCGAGGCTATCAAGAAGGGCCTCTCAAAACTGCGTGTGCCGGGCCGTATGGAGGTCGTGGAGTCGAAGGACGGCCGCGTAATTTGTGTCGTCGACTACGCGCACAACCAGCTTTCGTTCCGCTCGCTTTTCTCGTCGGTCAAGCGCGCGTTTCCCGCTAGTCCGGTCATTGCGGTGTTTGGCGCTGCCGGCGGCAAGGCGCAGGAGCGCCGCGAGCAGCTTCCGCGCGAGGCCGCACCGTATTCCGACCTGATGATCTTTGCCAATGAGGACCCGGCTCACGAGGACCCGATGAAGGTCTGTCGCGAGCTTGCCGAACATGTTCCCGACGATACGCCGAACAAGATCATCCTCGATCGCGAAGCCGCTGTGCATGCGGCGTTCAAGGCGGCGCGCGAGGAGTACGTCAACCCCGATGCTCCCACCATTGTCTTGCTGCTGGCAAAGGGTGACGAGGAGCTCATGCACGTGGGCGACGAGTTCGTGCCCATCGAGAGCGACCTTTCGCTGGCCAATCGCCTGATCGATGTTGCCCAGTTTGACTAA
- the argC gene encoding N-acetyl-gamma-glutamyl-phosphate reductase, which translates to MSLKVGIVGAAGYAGAELIRLVLGHPEFELAAITSNADAGQPLSAVYPSFTGVSDLVFTTHDAPELKNCDAVFLAVPHTAAMAQVPALLAAGVSCIDLSADYRLSDPATFEAWYAAEHTSPELLKTRAFGLPELFSQDLETAASDHADGKPVLVACAGCYPTATSLAAAPAVRAGWVAENGPVIVDAISGVTGAGKSCNARTHFCSADENLEAYGVGKHRHTPEIEQILGLTDRVVFTPHLAPLKRGLLSTVTMPLAPQAIDSLALEDVVDYYKQFYAGRTFVRVLDTGQQPKTASVVGTNAAQIGLALNKRAGVLVATGAIDNLCKGAAGQAVQCANIVFGFDERRGLPTVACPV; encoded by the coding sequence ATGTCTTTGAAGGTTGGAATCGTCGGCGCGGCTGGATATGCCGGAGCCGAGCTCATTCGCCTCGTCCTCGGTCATCCCGAGTTTGAACTTGCTGCCATTACGTCCAACGCCGATGCCGGCCAGCCGTTGTCTGCGGTGTACCCGAGCTTCACCGGCGTAAGCGATCTTGTCTTCACGACGCATGATGCCCCCGAGCTCAAGAACTGTGACGCGGTATTTTTGGCCGTGCCGCACACGGCTGCCATGGCTCAGGTGCCCGCCCTGCTTGCCGCGGGAGTCTCCTGCATTGACCTCTCGGCCGACTATCGCCTGAGCGATCCGGCCACCTTTGAGGCCTGGTATGCCGCCGAGCACACGAGCCCCGAGTTGCTCAAGACCCGCGCCTTCGGTCTGCCCGAGCTGTTCTCCCAGGATTTGGAGACCGCTGCATCCGATCATGCCGACGGCAAACCCGTGCTGGTCGCCTGCGCCGGCTGCTATCCCACCGCAACGAGCCTTGCTGCCGCTCCTGCCGTGCGTGCGGGCTGGGTGGCCGAGAACGGTCCCGTGATTGTCGATGCCATCAGCGGTGTGACGGGTGCCGGCAAGTCCTGCAACGCTCGTACGCATTTTTGCAGCGCCGACGAGAACTTGGAGGCCTACGGCGTGGGTAAGCATCGCCACACGCCCGAGATTGAGCAAATCCTTGGCCTGACCGATCGCGTCGTCTTTACCCCGCACCTGGCACCGCTCAAGCGTGGTCTGCTCTCCACGGTGACGATGCCGCTCGCGCCGCAGGCCATCGACTCCTTGGCTCTTGAGGACGTTGTCGACTATTACAAGCAGTTCTATGCCGGTCGCACCTTTGTGCGCGTGCTCGATACCGGCCAGCAGCCCAAGACGGCTTCGGTTGTCGGCACCAACGCCGCCCAGATTGGCCTCGCGCTCAACAAGCGCGCGGGCGTGCTGGTGGCGACGGGCGCCATCGACAATCTGTGCAAGGGCGCTGCGGGCCAAGCGGTCCAGTGCGCCAATATCGTCTTTGGCTTTGACGAGCGACGAGGCTTGCCCACAGTGGCGTGCCCGGTGTAG
- a CDS encoding pyridoxamine 5'-phosphate oxidase family protein codes for MTDNDRTAQLERACSYLRRIPAWYLATTDVADGHQPRVRPFSFAMVDEGKLWFCTSRDKDVWAELSANPKFELSGWKPGECWIVLSGEASLEDDAVVSDRVREAGFKHMVGIGEKHESANDGRLAFFSVRNIAARFCDIDGSEEHLEL; via the coding sequence ATGACCGACAACGACCGCACGGCGCAGCTCGAGCGCGCCTGCTCGTATCTTAGGCGCATTCCGGCGTGGTATCTGGCCACGACCGATGTGGCCGACGGGCATCAGCCTCGCGTGAGGCCGTTTTCGTTTGCCATGGTCGATGAAGGTAAGCTGTGGTTTTGCACCTCGCGCGATAAGGATGTGTGGGCCGAGCTCAGCGCGAACCCCAAGTTTGAGCTTTCGGGCTGGAAGCCGGGGGAGTGCTGGATCGTATTGTCCGGCGAGGCCTCGCTCGAGGACGATGCGGTGGTGAGCGACCGCGTTCGCGAAGCAGGCTTTAAGCACATGGTGGGCATTGGCGAGAAGCATGAGAGCGCCAACGACGGTCGTCTTGCGTTTTTCTCGGTCCGCAATATCGCCGCCCGCTTCTGCGATATCGACGGCAGCGAAGAGCATCTGGAGCTCTAG